The nucleotide window ATTCATTTCTCTCTCCTGTAGGACTGTCACAAACGGCGCTGTACGGACAACCGTTTTGGTGCGGCCGACATGCTACTATGACGTCATGCCATGGCTCCTGAGAAAACAATATCGTCAGATGAGACAGAATGATACACCCAGAACATGACATCCTGCCACTGTACCTCACTGCAGACTAAAGGTCGAATATTGCTTGATAGGAACCCATTGAAAAAACAATTTGTCTTCCTTTAACCAGTGTCGTTTGCCCCTTTCCCCATAAAACTCTTATGGCAGAAGTATTTCCATCTGTAACTTtactttgatttctttttatcGAAGAATTAGCAATGTATCCCTAAAACTCAGTGGAACATAgccaaaacatagaaatgattTACCGTGACAGTGTTGTATAACAGGTATGAAATTTAAATGTCATTGTACTTGTACTCTCTATGtacgtgtgagtgtgtgtgtcactgtgtgtgtgtgtatgtgtatgtatgtgtgtgtgtgtgtgtgtttgtcgcGATGCGTTCGCGATGCGCGTGTGTCGCTGTGTGTGCAAGTGTGCCTGTTTTTtgtgtgcgtctgtgtttgtgtgtggctgtgtgtgtatatatttgTGTTTGCGcatatctgtctgtgtgtctgtgcgaGCACTCGCCCTTCCAAGATTCACCTGCACCCCCCTCCCATATGTTTGGAATGCCCCTATAGGCGATTGAGCTAACTCAAAACTGACACACCAACGCGACACGCTGTATACATTTCTCCTAGCGCTACATACTTGGCACTGACCTTGGGTCTTAGGCGACCTAGCGCCCCGTGGCGGCGTTTCTTAAGAAGACGCCTTCTTCAGAAGTCTCTTCAAGACTGGAGTTCACAGCAACACAAAGTAAGACGAGATGTGAGAGTTCCGCCTGGGGTAAGTCGTTCAAAATGAAGACAGCTGAAGCCTTCTCTTGGCATGAGTTCGGTTGAAACAATATACGAGATCACAGACGATCTAAAGATGGCCAAGTGGGAAAAAAGTTGTTTCACATGTGTCTTTGTGATAATTGATTCTGTCAGTTTGTTTAACAGTCTTTCCGTACCACTGTACATGTGGAATTCAGTTCAGGCCACACTCACTGACTTCTATTATTTGAACAACATCCGGatccgcgcgcatcaattttcgtccaaaTTTCCAAAACAAAGTGTCCCATATGTGTCTCTGTGATAATTGACTCTGTCAATTTGTGGCAAAATCATCAGtctttccggactactgtataTTTGgagtttccggactactgtacaTATTTGGATTTCACTAGTTTAGACCACACTGACTTCATTATTTGAATAACATCCGCGCGCACattaatttttgtccgtttccaaaacaaaTTGTCCCATTTTGGTGCGGCCGCCATGTTACTATAACGTCATACCATGGCTCCTGTGATAgttgattttgtcatttttttgcgAAATTATCAGTCTTTCAGTACTACTGTACATTTGGGGTTTCAGTTTAGTTTCACTGACTTCAttatttcaataacatccgtacgcgcattaatttttgtccgtttccaaaacaaaTTGTCTCACATGTGTCCCTGTGATAATTGATCATGTCAGTTTGTGACGAAATCATCCGTCTTTCCGGAACCGTACATTCGGTTTTCAGTTTAGACCACACTGACTTgcgatgacatccgcgcgcgcatcaattttcgtccgtttccaaaacaaaTTGGCTCACATGTGACCATATCGTAAgtcgtacaaagaagctgaaaatgagcaaatacatgCCATGTCAATGATGTCATAAAGTGCCCCCCAAAATgtcggaaaacggatacaaaTGAGCTAACTAAGAAGAAagaatgtaaaagaacaaaaattcaGAATTCATTGTTTGGTGTTCCATgttgtgtttattcatttgttccaCCCTCCTATGCCCTGACCACGTATATTTCGCAATAAAATTAAAGGCAATTTTTTGGCACAACTTTTGAAAGACAGAATGGATTGTGCGGACGCGCGCGTGATCGCGTTAATTCGGCTGACCAATCACCGGGCAGTAATATGTTCCAGACAGTCACTGTGTCGGAAAACACAACAAATTCTACTGTGCACATATTCTACCTTGGAGTTCAAATGCACATGCATTAAATATGTAATGGTTTTCTTGGTTTAGGAACCGCCTATTGACACCCATGTATGGAAATGGGGGACGCACTTTGCCCGGGGCCAAATACCTGAAGATATAGTTGTCGGGAAGCGACCCTATTGTGTGGATTATTTTCACAATGGTCAACTGGTCAAACTAGTTTGGACTGCACCACTGCCATTTTTGTCGTCatatttttgacagaaaatagtgttttctttgtagaacTGTGTTCGACGTACTACACCAAATTTATGGATCATATATCCAACAGTATGATAGGCAGCTAATGATAATAGACGTACGAACATCCGTCGCTTGTCTTTGTGATAGCTTTGATGTGCTAGGTCGTCCCTCCCCACCCCATTTTCTTTTCGGTTCATTCCACTTATTTGCTATCCCTATACAGACCCGAATTCACAAACTAAGTCCCGAGTCGACTACAAGGTTTGGCgattttttgctgtttttcatGGATCAAAAAAATCATATCCTTGTCTCTGTTGTTATATACTGTATAAATTCTATAAAATGCATGTAGATTGTTACATAGCACACAGTATTGTTCCAATTCTATGAATATCAAGACtgtaaacaaaacagtttggTTCGCCTGTGTTGTTTCTGATTGTAAGTTTGTACTAAATCATGTTGTGAAACAGCTACGGTATTTTGATTCAGAAATACGACAATACAACTCAAGATCTTATcgaaatattttcttctttttccccTTCAGGTTGCCGCATATAGAAGCCATGTCCAAAAAGCTGTACCCTGCGATACCATTCTTTGTTCTTGTTTTGGGGTCCAGTCTTTATTTTTTACCGGTAAGTGAGCTGTTGTTGTCGGAAAATAATTTACTTATTGTACGTCTAAGATAATAACAGAATTGACATATTTTGTGCGTTAGCAATATGTGCACCGGGGCTTAAGTCAAATCTGAATGAACCTTTTATACGTTATTGCCAATggcaaaccccgcattagtatcgtagatatagaaacttaatCTTCGTcgcttgtattacatgtatgcctTGTGctttactttatgtttgtgcATCGTCATTAATTAGTCAACTTGCAATCAgtctacgggcatgaatttgcagtaaacCAATAACATGATAATCATCAAAGCTCGTTTACCTACGTATTATAATAGGGCTCTGCAAGCAAAAGTTGTTGGTGTTTTAGGACCATGCATTTGATTTGTCACCCATGCTATCTGTATGTCATATATTTCAGATTATTGGTAGAGTACGCACATCCTCACAACAAATACTGTCGTTTGATATCAGGGAATGGTAAGTAATATTAACGGGCAAATTTAGGTCAAAGGTTTCTCGAAACATCACTATGGGTCGTCCTTTGTATGTTATACAAGCCGATTCACGGATCTAACTGCGCATGCGGGGGTCGAAATTGAAGGCCCATGAGACAAACAAAACACGTATGGACATTGTTCTTCAAACTCGCCGACGGAGGTTATATATGTACGTATCTGGACATGTTTAAAGAATGGTCAAGacctgtttacaagtcagggacattcacctttgacctgcgcatgtgcagttgggTCCGTGAAAGGGCTTATTGTTTCGTCCGTACCACCGACTCATGACAGTCTCTGTTCAAAAAGCCTTTTTTCCGTAATAACAACAGGACAAAAATTCGTCATTCCTTTTTCGTGCAACAACGAGCAAAATTGATTTTCTTACCTGTGTTGGGCTAAggatagaacctccttgagTCCTTGGTTGCACAAAGGAATGAACTTTGAACAATCTGCAGACCTAAACAATACAACAAGAGAAGTAAAGCAAAATATTGGTATGTTTTTCAGGGGTAAAGATGGGACGATACCAGAAAACAAAGAGGCGACAAAAGCATTACCAACTGTGTGCAGTCCACGAAGAAAGTGGGTCTTCATCAAAACCCACAAAACCGGGAGTTGCACTGCTGGGGTCATAACTCGAAGATACGCCATCTATCACAACCTGACGGTACTGTACCCAGCCGTGGCCAGCGGGCCGAACATGCTCGCTTGGCCATTTCAACCCGCAGAAGAAGATTACGTCCACACCCCAGACGAACAGTATGACGTAATTTTGAACCACATGCGGTTCAATAAAACATGGCTACGGTCCAAGCTCCCAGCCGACACCGCTTACTTCTGTAAGTCTTAGCGCTGATTTTAACTCCGTCTATGGACTCTATGAtgttttggtgtgttttggtttgcttgtttgtttgttttagttgGTGTGTGTtggtagttatttgaatacactgtcggTAGTGACAGGTAGTGAGTGGGATGATGACCGCAAAAGTCAGCCTCGCCTAAGTGGTCGGAAATATAGGTCAGAGGTGGAAGAACTAGTCAGACTTGACaatccaggtcatggggtcaatggaagggGCTACTATTAGTTacggggaggtattgtttttaatctgtctgtttgtgcttTCGCAGTTAtacattttccatatgctagttcGTATGTTACAAATGCATATGTGATTTTATATAATCTATTCATTGAATATTGCCAGAATGGTTTGGAGGCCATCTataaaagaagtcgaaccccaAAAGATTAGATTGTCTTCCCGGATGATAGCTGCTCCTAGAATATTCACTTGTTCCACTTTCCCCCATTTtgaacttgcactgtctgtatcatttttttctatacattgtttcatcttttaattagccctcgggcaggaACCTACAACTAAAATTCCTTTTTGACGTCCTTCCCTTTTTCCTACCAACAGCCATCATCAGAGAGCCAAGCGGACATTTGAAGACCGCCATGAATTACTACAATCTTCCGAAGCTAATGAAAATCAAGTCTAAGAACCCTGTCCAGACGTTTCTACAGGACCCGTGGAAGTACAAGCACCTGTCTGAGGCTCACTTTGACTTCTGTGACATGACCTGGGACGGCACCAGAAACCACCAAGCGTTTGATCTAGGCTATCCTACAAAAGCGGCCGACGACATGGTAAGTCTGCAAGTCAACCTCCATATGTGGTATGTTTGTAGTCATGTGACTATCAAGTCACGTCAtttatcgtccgccatcttggtagaGACCACCAAGCGTTTGATCTAGGCTATTCTAATAAAGCAGTCGACGACATGGTAAGTCTGCAAGTCAAACTCCATATATGGTGTGTTTGTAGTCATgtgactatgacgtcatttatcgtccgccatctttgtatGTCAAATCGAATGTTTGTATGTTCttgacatttcatttcatttcacacCACAGTGGCATCGCTACTTGTTGCCTCTGCagattttaaaaacaattattgcGCGTTCACAATCaagttgtgacgtcacattcAAATCAGCAATAGCATTAAGGATTGAAAAGGCCCCAGTGACTATCAGTCTCATACTTTTTGTCGACGCCTCAGGGGTGAGCCAAATGGTTTTTACTATTGTTTTGTGCTTGTCAAAGAAACTACACTCCAAAGACTCCATAGAAACTTGTCATCTGATAATTCAAAATTACTTCTTTTAAAATTCAGGAGCAAGCTCGCAGATACATCAGTGAACTAGAGGCCGACTTCACGACGATGTTACTGCTGGAACACCTGGACGAGTCTCTGGTTCTCCTCAGACGGCTGATGTGCTGGGAGGTGCGAGACGTTCTGTACGACACAACACCGAAGAACAGCCGAAGTTATGCC belongs to Branchiostoma lanceolatum isolate klBraLanc5 chromosome 15, klBraLanc5.hap2, whole genome shotgun sequence and includes:
- the LOC136420365 gene encoding galactosylceramide sulfotransferase-like isoform X1 is translated as MIIDVRTSVACLCDSFDVLGRPSPPHFLFGSFHLFAIPIQTRIHKLSPESTTRLPHIEAMSKKLYPAIPFFVLVLGSSLYFLPIIGRVRTSSQQILSFDIREWGKDGTIPENKEATKALPTVCSPRRKWVFIKTHKTGSCTAGVITRRYAIYHNLTVLYPAVASGPNMLAWPFQPAEEDYVHTPDEQYDVILNHMRFNKTWLRSKLPADTAYFSIIREPSGHLKTAMNYYNLPKLMKIKSKNPVQTFLQDPWKYKHLSEAHFDFCDMTWDGTRNHQAFDLGYPTKAADDMEQARRYISELEADFTTMLLLEHLDESLVLLRRLMCWEVRDVLYDTTPKNSRSYAYKKYIPTAEELANLRRWKAVDYLLYDTFNASLWRKIAEQGPDFYDELRYFQEVNKRVSTYCNERQKDTPELTMASSKWNSEFQVDAYVCKLLKAEVSPLMKYIRKDTPNGRKGYDILPPRTNMAAIIRGEPTFKYSIEQKTYHKSKAYLKRKKRAGI
- the LOC136420365 gene encoding galactosylceramide sulfotransferase-like isoform X2 translates to MSKKLYPAIPFFVLVLGSSLYFLPIIGRVRTSSQQILSFDIREWGKDGTIPENKEATKALPTVCSPRRKWVFIKTHKTGSCTAGVITRRYAIYHNLTVLYPAVASGPNMLAWPFQPAEEDYVHTPDEQYDVILNHMRFNKTWLRSKLPADTAYFSIIREPSGHLKTAMNYYNLPKLMKIKSKNPVQTFLQDPWKYKHLSEAHFDFCDMTWDGTRNHQAFDLGYPTKAADDMEQARRYISELEADFTTMLLLEHLDESLVLLRRLMCWEVRDVLYDTTPKNSRSYAYKKYIPTAEELANLRRWKAVDYLLYDTFNASLWRKIAEQGPDFYDELRYFQEVNKRVSTYCNERQKDTPELTMASSKWNSEFQVDAYVCKLLKAEVSPLMKYIRKDTPNGRKGYDILPPRTNMAAIIRGEPTFKYSIEQKTYHKSKAYLKRKKRAGI